A region from the Oceanidesulfovibrio marinus genome encodes:
- a CDS encoding TRAP transporter large permease encodes MILFGVNLATMLLIGFPFMVTLLASLIIYVYINMPAIAPKLITTMVQQVITGVSPPALVCVPMFILSASIVTSGESSARLIRMLRTFVGHLPGGLPITTNASCTLFGAVSGSTQATVAAIGGTMRPMLLEAGYPSSFTLGLIINSSDIAFLIPPSIGFIVYGVATSTSIGMLFLAGILPGLMILVLFSIYCYIYSKRRNIPLLPKASWAKRVGAIKDGLPVMGFPVIIVGGIYTGFLSPTEAAAASVFYALILELLVYRSLTFPRIVDSFLQTGVITGVVFILVGAGQAFSWMIGFLQIPQQFLPPLFGADPSMMRVILIVVASYFVACMFVDPIVAIFILSPIFQPYVVSAGVDPILLGTLVTLQAAIGSATPPFGCDIFTAQLIFRRPYLEVIGHSLPFLLILLLATAILIVFPQIALVLPNMVMN; translated from the coding sequence ATGATCCTGTTCGGAGTCAACCTTGCGACAATGCTGCTGATCGGGTTTCCGTTCATGGTCACCCTGTTGGCCTCGCTCATCATCTACGTCTACATCAACATGCCGGCCATTGCGCCCAAGCTGATCACCACCATGGTGCAGCAGGTCATCACCGGCGTGTCGCCGCCGGCCCTGGTCTGCGTGCCCATGTTCATTCTCAGCGCCAGCATCGTTACCTCAGGCGAGTCCTCGGCGCGGCTCATCCGCATGCTCAGAACGTTTGTGGGCCACCTGCCCGGCGGGTTGCCCATCACCACCAACGCCAGCTGCACGCTCTTCGGCGCGGTGTCCGGCTCCACGCAGGCCACCGTGGCGGCCATCGGCGGCACCATGCGGCCCATGCTCCTGGAGGCCGGCTACCCCAGCTCCTTCACCCTGGGGCTGATCATCAACTCCAGCGACATCGCCTTCCTCATCCCGCCCAGCATCGGCTTCATCGTGTACGGCGTGGCGACCAGCACCTCCATCGGCATGCTCTTCCTGGCAGGCATCCTGCCCGGCCTGATGATTCTCGTGCTGTTCTCGATCTACTGCTACATCTACTCCAAGCGAAGGAACATTCCGCTGCTGCCCAAGGCGAGCTGGGCCAAGCGCGTGGGGGCCATCAAGGACGGGCTGCCCGTCATGGGCTTCCCCGTCATCATCGTCGGCGGCATCTACACCGGCTTTTTGAGCCCCACGGAGGCCGCCGCGGCGTCCGTGTTCTACGCCCTCATCCTGGAGCTCCTGGTCTACCGCAGCCTGACCTTCCCGCGGATCGTGGACTCCTTCTTGCAGACCGGCGTCATCACCGGCGTGGTCTTCATCCTCGTGGGCGCGGGCCAGGCATTCTCCTGGATGATCGGCTTCTTGCAGATCCCCCAGCAGTTCCTGCCGCCGCTGTTCGGAGCCGACCCGTCCATGATGCGTGTCATCCTCATCGTGGTCGCCTCCTACTTCGTGGCTTGCATGTTCGTCGATCCCATCGTGGCCATCTTCATCCTCAGCCCCATCTTCCAGCCCTATGTGGTCAGCGCCGGCGTCGACCCCATCCTGCTGGGAACCCTGGTCACGCTCCAGGCCGCCATCGGCTCGGCCACGCCGCCCTTTGGCTGCGACATCTTCACGGCCCAGCTCATCTTCCGACGACCATATCTGGAGGTTATCGGCCATTCGTTGCCGTTCCTGCTCATACTACTGCTGGCCACGGCCATATTGATCGTGTTCCCGCAGATCGCGCTCGTGCTGCCGAACATGGTGATGAATTAG
- a CDS encoding universal stress protein produces the protein MEYKNLLVLTDFSEDAEHAVRTSVEFAKRYEASITLLHVIHDSTNLSFILSDDEYRSVDNKMEKHVERAFKALFEKVPELNSVPCKTKIRRGTPYINCLYELEKGDYDIVFAGSHGESRVKHVLMGSTSEKVLRNSPVDVFVTKR, from the coding sequence ATGGAATACAAGAACCTGCTTGTCCTGACGGACTTCTCCGAGGATGCCGAGCACGCCGTGCGCACATCCGTGGAGTTCGCCAAACGCTACGAGGCGTCCATCACCCTGCTCCATGTGATCCACGACAGCACCAACCTGAGCTTCATCCTGTCCGACGACGAGTACCGCTCCGTGGACAACAAGATGGAAAAGCATGTGGAGCGCGCCTTCAAGGCGCTATTCGAGAAGGTCCCGGAGCTCAACTCCGTGCCCTGCAAGACCAAGATACGGCGGGGCACGCCGTACATAAACTGCCTCTACGAGTTGGAAAAGGGCGACTACGATATCGTCTTTGCCGGCTCCCACGGCGAGTCCAGGGTCAAGCACGTGCTCATGGGCAGCACCTCGGAAAAAGTCCTGCGCAACTCGCCGGTCGACGTCTTCGTAACCAAACGCTGA
- the ald gene encoding alanine dehydrogenase — MKIGVPKEIKIKEKRVGLVPESVAELVHDGHRVLVEAAAGEGIGKSDEAYAEAGATIVPTAAEIFATADMIVKVKEPQPAECAMLRSGQILFTYLHLAPDPEQTQALIASDCVAIAYETVTSPRGGLPLLSPMSEVAGRMSVQAGAHCLEGTAGGSGILLGGVPGVEPAKVVVLGAGVAGSHAIEMAVGAGAEVVALERSPERLRSLDTQYGGRVKNVFSTKAAIERHVVDADLVIGTVLIPGASAPKLISRDLVSRMKTGSAIVDVAVDQGGCAETTRPTTHDDPTFIVDGVVHYCVANMPGGVARTSTYALNHATLEYARKLAARGLDALKDDPHFLNGLNIYRGSVTYEAVARDLGLDYLNPNQALTLRQAV; from the coding sequence ATGAAGATTGGTGTACCCAAGGAAATAAAGATCAAGGAGAAGCGCGTCGGGCTGGTTCCCGAGAGCGTCGCCGAGCTGGTCCACGACGGGCACCGGGTGCTGGTCGAGGCGGCCGCCGGCGAGGGAATCGGCAAGAGCGACGAAGCGTACGCCGAGGCCGGTGCCACCATCGTACCCACGGCGGCGGAGATCTTCGCCACCGCCGACATGATCGTGAAGGTCAAGGAGCCCCAGCCGGCCGAGTGCGCCATGCTCCGTTCCGGCCAGATCCTCTTCACCTACCTCCATCTCGCGCCCGATCCGGAGCAGACCCAGGCGCTTATCGCATCCGACTGCGTCGCCATCGCCTACGAGACCGTGACCTCGCCCAGGGGCGGTCTGCCGCTGCTTTCTCCCATGTCCGAGGTGGCCGGCCGCATGTCCGTGCAGGCCGGTGCCCACTGTCTGGAAGGCACGGCCGGCGGCTCCGGCATTCTGCTGGGCGGCGTTCCCGGCGTGGAGCCGGCAAAGGTCGTGGTCCTGGGCGCGGGCGTTGCCGGCAGCCACGCCATCGAGATGGCCGTGGGCGCCGGGGCCGAGGTCGTCGCCCTGGAGCGCAGCCCCGAGCGGCTGCGCAGCCTGGACACCCAGTACGGCGGCCGCGTCAAAAACGTCTTTTCCACCAAAGCGGCCATCGAGCGCCACGTGGTTGACGCCGACCTGGTCATCGGCACGGTGCTCATCCCCGGCGCTTCCGCGCCCAAGCTCATCTCGCGCGACCTGGTCTCCCGCATGAAGACCGGCTCGGCCATTGTGGACGTGGCCGTGGACCAGGGCGGCTGCGCCGAGACCACCCGCCCCACCACCCATGACGACCCCACATTCATCGTGGACGGCGTTGTCCACTACTGCGTGGCCAACATGCCCGGCGGCGTGGCCCGGACCTCCACCTACGCCCTGAACCACGCGACCCTGGAGTACGCGCGCAAGCTGGCCGCTCGCGGCCTGGACGCCCTGAAGGACGATCCGCACTTCCTCAACGGGCTCAACATCTACCGCGGTTCCGTGACGTACGAAGCCGTCGCCCGTGACCTGGGCCTCGACTACCTCAACCCGAACCAGGCTTTGACGCTCCGACAAGCCGTATAG
- a CDS encoding ectoine utilization protein EutA: MTGRKNCSGDVPAAKSSVPIAFDDESSFTRLGLILLATDMTTEQDFALMARICGGDRLRLHATRVAYANPVTPENLRAMGPRLGQAAGLLAPVMPLKAVYFSCTSGSAVIGDDVVAAAVQNAMPAADGQPAPKAVTPLTAATAACSALGVSRLCMLTPYTEDSTKAVVGYFVDHGVEASHVSYLGLGDDRDMARITTDSLVQAAKEAVARSAGPAPQALFISCTALRSMQTAAQIEQKIGIPVITSNQAAAWYSFKTAGIDTSAAPFGRLMTKDIP; encoded by the coding sequence ATGACAGGCCGCAAAAATTGTTCTGGTGACGTACCTGCCGCGAAGAGCAGCGTCCCCATCGCCTTTGACGACGAAAGCTCCTTCACCCGGCTTGGCCTCATCCTGCTGGCCACGGACATGACCACGGAGCAGGACTTCGCGCTCATGGCCCGCATCTGCGGCGGCGACCGGCTCCGGCTGCACGCCACCCGCGTGGCCTACGCCAACCCCGTGACTCCGGAGAACCTCCGCGCCATGGGACCGCGCCTTGGCCAGGCGGCCGGCCTGCTCGCTCCGGTCATGCCGCTCAAGGCCGTCTACTTCAGCTGCACCTCGGGCTCGGCCGTGATCGGCGACGACGTGGTGGCTGCAGCCGTGCAGAACGCCATGCCGGCTGCGGACGGACAACCCGCGCCCAAAGCCGTCACCCCGCTCACAGCGGCCACTGCCGCCTGCTCCGCCCTGGGCGTCTCCAGGCTCTGCATGCTCACGCCATACACCGAGGACTCCACCAAAGCGGTGGTCGGCTACTTTGTGGATCACGGCGTGGAGGCCAGCCACGTCTCCTACCTCGGCCTGGGGGACGACCGGGACATGGCGCGCATCACTACCGATTCTCTGGTGCAGGCTGCCAAAGAGGCCGTAGCCAGGAGCGCCGGCCCTGCCCCCCAGGCATTGTTCATCTCCTGCACCGCATTGCGTTCCATGCAGACCGCAGCACAAATTGAACAGAAAATCGGCATACCTGTAATAACAAGCAACCAAGCCGCAGCCTGGTACTCCTTTAAAACCGCAGGTATCGACACCTCGGCGGCCCCATTCGGCCGGCTGATGACCAAGGATATTCCATGA
- a CDS encoding PLP-dependent aminotransferase family protein: MPWRPDKSMLKRPAYLSLVQHVSDAISQGLLGPGERLPAQRELAAEIGVSLQTVSRAYEELRRRNLVQGEVGRGTFVQARGYIEATPFRADRLADTTVDLSIYKPVAASIHKERMSRTLAQLSKDVPDDVLFSFRPNEGIPRHIASGREWLRMCGLDVDQDRVLITNGVTQGTTAALLTACKPGGTVVAEAVGHHSLAGLCSYLGLKLKGLTIDEHGIVPDAFERACAESKVEVLYLIPNLANPTVTLMPEDRRQAIVDIARANDVFIVENDVLGPLVPHKPPPLAALAKERTFYLTSFTKSIMPSLRSGYMAIPPGMLLTTRNRLLATAWMATPLMAEIASRWVTDGTAKELVMWQRKAIHERNRIAAHILGNLEFRSNPNAMHIWLSLTDQWKTDQFVAQAQKQGVAIAPSGPFVLDPDSDVRAVRVSLGSANTRNLKRGLRVLAQLLSFEPELILNSF, translated from the coding sequence ATGCCTTGGCGACCCGATAAATCCATGCTCAAGCGGCCGGCGTACCTCTCGCTGGTGCAGCATGTCAGCGACGCCATCTCCCAGGGCCTGTTGGGGCCCGGCGAACGGCTGCCGGCGCAGCGGGAGCTTGCCGCCGAGATCGGCGTCAGCCTTCAGACCGTGAGCCGCGCCTACGAGGAGCTGCGCCGCCGCAACCTGGTGCAGGGCGAGGTGGGCCGTGGCACATTCGTCCAGGCGCGCGGCTACATAGAGGCCACGCCTTTCCGCGCCGACCGTCTGGCCGACACCACGGTGGATCTTTCCATCTACAAGCCCGTGGCCGCCTCCATCCACAAGGAGCGCATGAGCCGGACCCTGGCCCAGCTCAGCAAGGACGTGCCCGATGATGTGCTCTTCTCCTTCCGGCCCAACGAGGGCATACCGAGGCACATCGCGTCCGGCCGCGAGTGGCTGCGTATGTGCGGGCTGGATGTGGACCAGGACCGCGTGCTCATCACCAACGGCGTGACCCAGGGCACCACGGCCGCCCTGCTGACCGCGTGCAAGCCCGGCGGCACGGTGGTTGCCGAGGCCGTGGGCCATCACTCCCTGGCCGGCCTCTGCTCCTACCTGGGCCTGAAGCTCAAGGGGCTGACCATCGACGAGCACGGCATCGTGCCCGACGCCTTCGAGCGCGCCTGCGCCGAGTCCAAGGTCGAGGTGCTCTACCTCATTCCGAACCTAGCCAACCCCACCGTCACCCTCATGCCGGAGGACCGCCGCCAGGCCATTGTGGACATCGCCCGGGCCAACGACGTGTTCATTGTGGAAAACGACGTGCTGGGCCCGCTAGTGCCGCACAAGCCGCCGCCGCTGGCCGCCCTGGCCAAGGAGCGCACCTTCTATTTGACGAGCTTCACCAAGAGCATCATGCCCAGCCTGCGGAGCGGCTACATGGCCATCCCGCCCGGCATGCTGCTCACCACCCGCAACCGCCTGCTCGCTACCGCGTGGATGGCGACCCCTCTGATGGCCGAGATCGCCTCCCGCTGGGTGACGGACGGCACGGCCAAGGAGCTGGTGATGTGGCAGCGCAAGGCCATACATGAACGGAACCGAATCGCCGCGCACATTTTGGGAAATCTGGAGTTCCGCTCCAACCCCAACGCGATGCATATCTGGCTGTCGCTCACCGACCAGTGGAAGACGGACCAGTTCGTGGCCCAGGCGCAGAAACAGGGTGTGGCCATCGCGCCGTCCGGCCCCTTTGTGCTCGATCCTGACTCGGACGTGCGGGCGGTCCGCGTGTCCCTGGGCTCGGCCAACACGCGCAACCTCAAACGCGGGCTCCGCGTGCTCGCACAGCTCCTGAGCTTCGAGCCCGAGCTGATTCTCAACTCGTTCTGA
- the eutC gene encoding ectoine utilization protein EutC, producing MATIKILTEAELKSCVQLNPEAVACVEDAFRTLAGGGVVMPPILRLDIEENNGEVDVKTAYVPGLDSFAIKISPGFFDNPKIGLPSLNGLMTLFSAKTGLVEALLLDNGYLTAVRTAAAGAVAARNLSREDSETVTVLGAGEQGRLQLEAISLVRPVKRARYWAPHIESAQKAAALMADRLNIEVTAQTDAQAAVTGADIVVTATPATSPILMADWLEPGQTAICMGSDAEHKNELEPAAIAKADAYVPDRLSQVRILGELHHAIDAGIVAPNADFAELGEVIAGMKTGRASDLDIVIADLTGTGLQDTAIATFAFQRAMASGCGADFES from the coding sequence ATGGCGACTATCAAGATTCTGACGGAAGCCGAGCTCAAAAGCTGCGTACAGCTCAACCCGGAGGCCGTGGCCTGCGTCGAAGACGCATTCCGCACCCTGGCCGGCGGCGGCGTTGTCATGCCGCCCATCCTGCGCCTGGACATCGAGGAGAACAACGGCGAGGTGGACGTCAAGACCGCCTACGTGCCCGGCCTGGACAGCTTCGCCATCAAGATCAGCCCCGGCTTTTTCGACAACCCCAAGATCGGCCTGCCCAGCCTTAACGGTCTGATGACCCTGTTCAGCGCCAAGACCGGCCTGGTGGAGGCGCTGCTCTTGGACAATGGCTACCTTACGGCCGTGCGCACCGCCGCGGCAGGCGCCGTGGCCGCCAGGAACCTCTCGCGCGAGGACTCCGAGACCGTCACCGTTCTGGGAGCCGGCGAGCAGGGACGGCTGCAGCTCGAAGCCATCAGCCTGGTGCGGCCGGTGAAGCGCGCCCGCTACTGGGCCCCGCACATCGAGTCGGCCCAGAAAGCCGCCGCGCTCATGGCCGACAGACTGAACATCGAGGTCACGGCCCAGACCGACGCCCAGGCCGCGGTTACGGGCGCGGACATCGTGGTCACGGCCACCCCGGCTACCTCGCCCATCCTCATGGCCGACTGGCTGGAACCCGGCCAGACCGCCATCTGCATGGGGTCGGACGCCGAGCACAAGAACGAGCTGGAGCCCGCGGCCATTGCCAAGGCCGACGCCTACGTGCCGGACCGCCTCTCCCAGGTGCGCATTCTGGGCGAGCTGCACCACGCCATCGATGCCGGCATCGTGGCTCCGAACGCAGACTTCGCCGAGCTCGGCGAGGTCATCGCCGGCATGAAGACCGGCCGCGCAAGCGACCTGGACATTGTCATCGCCGACCTGACCGGCACGGGCCTGCAGGATACGGCAATCGCCACCTTTGCTTTCCAACGCGCCATGGCTTCCGGCTGCGGCGCCGATTTCGAATCATAA
- the doeA gene encoding ectoine hydrolase DoeA (DoeA (degradation of ectoine A) is also called EutD (ectoine utilization D).): protein MQNQVTPTLFFTREEFAERLAKTRAAMEARGIELLIVTDPSNMAWLTGYDGWSFYVHQCVIVPMDQDPIWYGRGQDRNGAMRTSYLDHDRLIGYPDHYVQNPEQHPMDYLSERLKERGLDGLVTGVEMDNYYFSAAAFAALTRNLPKATFKDATALVNWQRAVKSNQEIEYMRTAARIVEAMHKRIAEKVEPGMRKCDLVAEIYDVAIRGVDGAGGDYPAIVPLLPSGEDASAPHLTWDDKPMRSGEGTFFEIAGCYHRYHCPLSRTVFLGTPPQYYLEAEKAVLEGMEAGLAAAKPGNTCEDVAIAFFDVLERYGITKDNRTGYPIGLSYPPDWGERTMSLRRGDKTVLQPNMTFHFMTGLWQDSWGLELTESIVITPGGAETLANLDRSLVIKK, encoded by the coding sequence ATGCAAAATCAGGTAACACCGACTTTGTTCTTCACCCGCGAGGAGTTTGCCGAGCGGCTGGCCAAAACCCGCGCCGCCATGGAGGCGCGCGGCATCGAGCTGCTCATCGTCACCGATCCTTCCAACATGGCCTGGCTCACGGGCTATGACGGCTGGTCTTTCTACGTGCACCAGTGCGTCATCGTACCCATGGACCAGGACCCCATCTGGTACGGCCGCGGCCAGGACCGCAACGGCGCCATGCGCACGTCCTACCTGGACCACGACCGACTCATCGGCTACCCGGACCACTACGTCCAGAACCCGGAGCAGCACCCCATGGACTACCTCTCCGAGCGGCTCAAGGAGCGCGGCCTGGACGGTCTGGTCACCGGCGTGGAGATGGACAACTACTACTTCTCGGCCGCGGCATTCGCCGCGCTCACGCGGAACCTGCCCAAGGCCACGTTCAAGGACGCCACGGCCCTGGTCAACTGGCAGCGCGCCGTGAAGTCCAACCAGGAAATCGAGTACATGCGCACGGCCGCGCGCATCGTGGAGGCCATGCACAAGCGCATCGCCGAGAAGGTGGAGCCCGGCATGCGCAAGTGCGACCTCGTGGCCGAGATCTATGATGTGGCCATCCGCGGTGTGGACGGCGCCGGCGGCGACTACCCGGCCATCGTGCCTCTGCTGCCCTCGGGCGAGGACGCCTCGGCCCCGCACCTGACCTGGGACGACAAGCCCATGCGTAGCGGCGAGGGTACGTTCTTCGAAATCGCGGGCTGCTATCACCGCTACCACTGCCCGCTCTCGCGCACCGTGTTCCTGGGCACGCCGCCGCAGTACTACCTGGAGGCGGAAAAGGCCGTGCTGGAAGGCATGGAGGCCGGCCTTGCCGCGGCCAAGCCCGGCAACACCTGCGAGGACGTGGCCATCGCCTTCTTCGACGTGCTGGAGCGCTACGGCATCACCAAGGACAATCGCACCGGCTACCCCATCGGCCTGAGCTACCCGCCGGACTGGGGCGAGCGAACCATGAGCCTGCGCCGCGGCGACAAAACCGTGCTGCAGCCGAACATGACCTTCCACTTCATGACCGGCCTGTGGCAGGATTCCTGGGGACTGGAGCTGACCGAGTCCATCGTCATCACCCCGGGTGGAGCCGAGACGCTGGCCAACCTGGACCGAAGCCTGGTGATCAAGAAGTAA
- a CDS encoding Lrp/AsnC family transcriptional regulator: MPKLDEYDLKILRVLQQDGRITKLKLAEAVNLSPSPTWERLRKLEEAGIITGYSARLDVRKIAPITTVMVEVVLKRHQREDFEHFESAIQQMPEVVECMATGGGLDYMMRVVTTDVDSYQRFMDRLLESDIGIDRYFSYIVTKPVKKSAGPSLDALLEKLS; this comes from the coding sequence ATGCCCAAGCTCGACGAGTACGACCTCAAGATTTTGCGCGTATTGCAGCAGGACGGCCGCATTACCAAGCTGAAGCTGGCCGAGGCCGTGAACCTCTCGCCCAGCCCCACCTGGGAACGTTTGCGCAAGCTGGAGGAAGCCGGCATCATTACGGGCTACTCCGCCCGCCTGGACGTGCGCAAGATCGCACCCATCACCACGGTCATGGTCGAGGTTGTGCTCAAGCGCCACCAGCGCGAGGACTTCGAGCACTTCGAAAGCGCCATTCAGCAGATGCCTGAGGTTGTAGAGTGCATGGCCACGGGCGGCGGCCTGGACTATATGATGCGCGTGGTAACCACGGACGTGGACAGCTACCAGCGGTTCATGGACCGGCTGCTGGAGAGCGACATCGGCATCGACCGCTACTTCAGCTACATCGTCACCAAGCCGGTCAAAAAAAGCGCCGGCCCGTCCCTGGACGCGCTTCTGGAAAAACTCTCCTGA
- the eutB gene encoding hydroxyectoine utilization dehydratase EutB, producing the protein MTPAANHRAVTMRDVLRARQRIAATIRRTPMAASSSLEKILGAPVFLKLEHCQVTGSFKLRGAANAVFSLSDADKERGVVGVSTGNYGRALAHAARQAGVRCIICMSRLVPANKVEAVRALGAEVRILGESQDEAQEEVDRLVAEEHMIMLPPFDHPDVIAGQGTLGLETMEDCPEAGTLLVPLSGGGLAAGVALAAKTLALNIRVVGVSMERGAAMHASLQAGKPVQVREYPSLADSLGGGVGLDNQYTFAMVRDLLDDVVLLSETEIAAGVRHIYWKEGEIVEGAAAVGVAAILAGKVKAKTDAPVVALLSGRNIDHALHYRIISGEDVDLAAE; encoded by the coding sequence ATGACTCCCGCCGCCAACCACAGAGCCGTGACCATGCGCGACGTGCTGCGCGCCAGGCAGCGTATCGCCGCAACCATCCGGCGCACGCCCATGGCTGCCTCAAGCAGTCTGGAGAAAATTCTCGGCGCGCCCGTGTTTCTCAAGCTGGAGCATTGCCAGGTGACCGGCAGCTTCAAGCTGCGCGGCGCGGCCAACGCCGTGTTCTCCCTGAGTGATGCGGACAAGGAGCGCGGCGTGGTGGGCGTCTCCACCGGTAACTACGGCCGCGCCCTGGCCCATGCCGCCAGGCAGGCCGGCGTCCGCTGCATCATCTGCATGTCCAGGCTCGTGCCGGCCAACAAGGTGGAGGCCGTCCGCGCCCTGGGCGCCGAGGTGCGCATCCTGGGAGAAAGCCAGGACGAGGCTCAGGAAGAGGTGGATCGGCTGGTAGCCGAGGAGCACATGATCATGCTGCCGCCCTTCGACCATCCCGACGTCATTGCCGGACAGGGAACGCTGGGGCTGGAAACCATGGAGGATTGCCCGGAGGCGGGCACGCTCCTGGTGCCCCTTTCCGGCGGCGGCCTGGCGGCCGGCGTGGCCCTGGCGGCCAAGACCCTGGCCCTGAACATCCGCGTGGTCGGCGTGAGCATGGAACGCGGCGCGGCCATGCACGCCAGCCTGCAGGCCGGCAAACCCGTGCAGGTGCGCGAGTATCCCAGCCTGGCCGACTCCCTGGGCGGCGGCGTGGGCCTGGACAACCAATACACCTTTGCCATGGTCCGCGACCTCCTCGACGACGTGGTGCTGCTTTCCGAGACCGAGATCGCGGCCGGCGTGCGACACATCTACTGGAAGGAAGGCGAGATCGTGGAAGGCGCGGCGGCCGTGGGCGTGGCCGCGATTCTGGCCGGCAAGGTCAAGGCGAAGACCGACGCTCCGGTGGTCGCGCTGCTTTCGGGCCGGAACATCGACCACGCCCTGCACTACCGCATTATTTCCGGCGAGGACGTGGACCTCGCCGCCGAATGA